One genomic window of Aulosira sp. FACHB-615 includes the following:
- a CDS encoding AAA family ATPase — translation MKLILFSGIPGTGKSTLSEEIARTLHIPVFSRLLDTRGNAAITVACSTRGILRYDC, via the coding sequence ATGAAACTAATTCTATTTTCTGGTATTCCTGGCACTGGCAAAAGTACCCTGTCAGAAGAAATTGCACGGACATTGCATATTCCTGTATTCTCTCGCTTACTGGATACTAGGGGCAATGCTGCTATCACAGTTGCGTGTTCAACAAGAGGGATTTTACGTTACGACTGCTGA